In Mustela lutreola isolate mMusLut2 chromosome 1, mMusLut2.pri, whole genome shotgun sequence, one genomic interval encodes:
- the SCARA3 gene encoding scavenger receptor class A member 3 isoform X2 yields MKEEELAGDDEDMPTFPCTQEGRPGPRCSRCQKNLSLHTSVRILYLFLALLLVAVAVLASLVFRKVDSLSEDISLARAIYDKKLLSMQENLQGLDLKAPNNCSFCHEAGQLEQEIRKLQEELEGIQKMLLAQEVQLDQTSQTHELLSTTSSQISQEMGSCSFSIHQVNQSLGLFLAQVRGWQATTAGLDLSLKDLTQDCYDVKATVHQINFTVGQTSEWIHGIQRKTDEETLTLQKMVTDWQNYTRLFSGLRTISAKTGEAVKNIQATLGVSSQRISQNAESAHDLVLQVMGLQLQLDNISSFLDDHEENMHDLQYHTRYAQNRTVERFETLEGRMASHEIEISTIFTNINATDNHVHSMLKYLDDVRLSCTLGFHTHAEELYYLNKSVSLMLGTTDLLRERFSLLSARLDFNVRNLSMIVEEMKAVDTQHGEILRNVTIVRGAPGPPGPRGLKGDMGMKGPIGSRGPKGDPGSLGPPGPQGPQGQPGDTGPVGERGPVGLRGFPGLKGSKGSFGNGGPRGQPGPKGDVGPAGSEGSPGSPGPPGPQGKPGIAGKTGSPGQRGPMGLKGEPGIQGPPGLPGPPGPPGSQSLY; encoded by the exons GCCGGCCGGGGCCCCGCTGCAGCCGCTGCCAGAAGAACCTGTCTTTGCACACATCGGTGCGAATTCTTTACCTCTTCCTGGCCCTGCTCCTGGTGGCCGTGGCCGTGCTGGCCTCTCTAG TTTTCAGGAAAGTGGACTCTCTCTCAGAAGACATCTCCCTGGCCCGGGCCATTTATGACAAGAAACTTTTGTCTATGCAGGAAAACCTCCAAGGACTGG ATCTAAAAGCCCCAAACAACTGTTCTTTCTGCCACGAGGCTGGGCAGCTGGAGCAAGAAATCAGAAAActgcaggaggagctggagggaATTCAGAAGATGCTCCTGGCCCAGGAGGTACAGCTGGACCAGACCTCTCAGACCCACGAGCTGCTCTCCACCACCAGCAGTCAGATCTCCCAGGAGATGGGCAGCTGTTCCTTTTCCATCCACCAGGTCAACCAGTCTCTGGGGCTCTTTCTTGCCCAGGTGAGAGGCTGGCAGGCCACCACGGCCGGCCTGGACCTCTCTCTGAAGGACCTCACCCAGGACTGCTATGACGTCAAGGCTACAGTCCACCAGATCAACTTCACTGTGGGGCAGACCTCGGAGTGGATCCACGGGATCCAGCGCAAAACTGATGAGGAGACCCTGACCCTCCAGAAGATGGTCACCGACTGGCAGAACTACACCCGGCTCTTCAGTGGCCTGCGCACCATCTCAGCCAAGACCGGAGAAGCGGTCAAGAACATCCAGGCCACCCTGGGGGTCTCCTCGCAGCGCATCAGCCAGAATGCTGAGAGCGCGCACGACTTGGTGCTGCAGGTCATGGGCCTGCAGCTGCAGCTGGATAACATCTCGTCCTTCCTGGACGACCACGAGGAGAACATGCACGATCTGCAGTACCACACCCGCTATGCCCAGAACCGCACTGTGGAGAGGTTCGAGACGCTGGAAGGACGCATGGCTTCACATGAGATTGAGATCAGCACCATCTTCACCAACATCAATGCCACCGACAACCACGTGCACAGCATGCTCAAATACCTGGATGACGTGCGGCTCTCCTGCACGCTGGGCTTCCACACGCACGCTGAGGAGCTCTACTACCTGAACAAGTCTGTCTCTCTCATGCTGGGCACCACAGACCTGCTCCGGGAGCGTTTCAGCCTGCTCAGTGCGCGGCTGGACTTCAACGTCCGCAACCTCTCCATGATCGTGGAGGAGATGAAGGCTGTGGACACGCAGCATGGAGAAATCCTTCGCAACGTGACCATCGTAAGAG GTGCCCCTGGCCCTCCAGGACCAAGAGGACTCAAAGGAGACATGGGCATGAAAGGACCCATTGGCAGCAGAGGACCCAAAGGAGACCCTGGCAGCTTGGGCCCACCGGGACCCCAGGGTCCTCAGGGACAGCCTGGAGACACAGGACCTGTGGGAGAAAGGGGTCCGGTTGGCCTTCGAGGTTTCCCAGGCCTCAAAGGCTCAAAGGGAAGCTTTGGAAATGGAGGCCCAAGAGGACAGCCAGGCCCCAAGGGGGATGTGGGGCCCGCAGGATCAGAGGGATCCCCAGGGTCTCCAGGACCCCCCGGGCCTCAGGGAAAACCAGGAATTGCTGGGAAGACAGGGTCGCCGGGCCAGCGGGGGCCCATGGGGCTTAAGGGTGAACCAGGGATACAGGGGCCCCCAGGACTCCCAGGGCCCCCAGGCCCACCAGGAAGCCAGAGCCTCTACTAA
- the SCARA3 gene encoding scavenger receptor class A member 3 isoform X1, whose translation MKVRSATGDGDALCVTEEELAGDDEDMPTFPCTQEGRPGPRCSRCQKNLSLHTSVRILYLFLALLLVAVAVLASLVFRKVDSLSEDISLARAIYDKKLLSMQENLQGLDLKAPNNCSFCHEAGQLEQEIRKLQEELEGIQKMLLAQEVQLDQTSQTHELLSTTSSQISQEMGSCSFSIHQVNQSLGLFLAQVRGWQATTAGLDLSLKDLTQDCYDVKATVHQINFTVGQTSEWIHGIQRKTDEETLTLQKMVTDWQNYTRLFSGLRTISAKTGEAVKNIQATLGVSSQRISQNAESAHDLVLQVMGLQLQLDNISSFLDDHEENMHDLQYHTRYAQNRTVERFETLEGRMASHEIEISTIFTNINATDNHVHSMLKYLDDVRLSCTLGFHTHAEELYYLNKSVSLMLGTTDLLRERFSLLSARLDFNVRNLSMIVEEMKAVDTQHGEILRNVTIVRGAPGPPGPRGLKGDMGMKGPIGSRGPKGDPGSLGPPGPQGPQGQPGDTGPVGERGPVGLRGFPGLKGSKGSFGNGGPRGQPGPKGDVGPAGSEGSPGSPGPPGPQGKPGIAGKTGSPGQRGPMGLKGEPGIQGPPGLPGPPGPPGSQSLY comes from the exons GCCGGCCGGGGCCCCGCTGCAGCCGCTGCCAGAAGAACCTGTCTTTGCACACATCGGTGCGAATTCTTTACCTCTTCCTGGCCCTGCTCCTGGTGGCCGTGGCCGTGCTGGCCTCTCTAG TTTTCAGGAAAGTGGACTCTCTCTCAGAAGACATCTCCCTGGCCCGGGCCATTTATGACAAGAAACTTTTGTCTATGCAGGAAAACCTCCAAGGACTGG ATCTAAAAGCCCCAAACAACTGTTCTTTCTGCCACGAGGCTGGGCAGCTGGAGCAAGAAATCAGAAAActgcaggaggagctggagggaATTCAGAAGATGCTCCTGGCCCAGGAGGTACAGCTGGACCAGACCTCTCAGACCCACGAGCTGCTCTCCACCACCAGCAGTCAGATCTCCCAGGAGATGGGCAGCTGTTCCTTTTCCATCCACCAGGTCAACCAGTCTCTGGGGCTCTTTCTTGCCCAGGTGAGAGGCTGGCAGGCCACCACGGCCGGCCTGGACCTCTCTCTGAAGGACCTCACCCAGGACTGCTATGACGTCAAGGCTACAGTCCACCAGATCAACTTCACTGTGGGGCAGACCTCGGAGTGGATCCACGGGATCCAGCGCAAAACTGATGAGGAGACCCTGACCCTCCAGAAGATGGTCACCGACTGGCAGAACTACACCCGGCTCTTCAGTGGCCTGCGCACCATCTCAGCCAAGACCGGAGAAGCGGTCAAGAACATCCAGGCCACCCTGGGGGTCTCCTCGCAGCGCATCAGCCAGAATGCTGAGAGCGCGCACGACTTGGTGCTGCAGGTCATGGGCCTGCAGCTGCAGCTGGATAACATCTCGTCCTTCCTGGACGACCACGAGGAGAACATGCACGATCTGCAGTACCACACCCGCTATGCCCAGAACCGCACTGTGGAGAGGTTCGAGACGCTGGAAGGACGCATGGCTTCACATGAGATTGAGATCAGCACCATCTTCACCAACATCAATGCCACCGACAACCACGTGCACAGCATGCTCAAATACCTGGATGACGTGCGGCTCTCCTGCACGCTGGGCTTCCACACGCACGCTGAGGAGCTCTACTACCTGAACAAGTCTGTCTCTCTCATGCTGGGCACCACAGACCTGCTCCGGGAGCGTTTCAGCCTGCTCAGTGCGCGGCTGGACTTCAACGTCCGCAACCTCTCCATGATCGTGGAGGAGATGAAGGCTGTGGACACGCAGCATGGAGAAATCCTTCGCAACGTGACCATCGTAAGAG GTGCCCCTGGCCCTCCAGGACCAAGAGGACTCAAAGGAGACATGGGCATGAAAGGACCCATTGGCAGCAGAGGACCCAAAGGAGACCCTGGCAGCTTGGGCCCACCGGGACCCCAGGGTCCTCAGGGACAGCCTGGAGACACAGGACCTGTGGGAGAAAGGGGTCCGGTTGGCCTTCGAGGTTTCCCAGGCCTCAAAGGCTCAAAGGGAAGCTTTGGAAATGGAGGCCCAAGAGGACAGCCAGGCCCCAAGGGGGATGTGGGGCCCGCAGGATCAGAGGGATCCCCAGGGTCTCCAGGACCCCCCGGGCCTCAGGGAAAACCAGGAATTGCTGGGAAGACAGGGTCGCCGGGCCAGCGGGGGCCCATGGGGCTTAAGGGTGAACCAGGGATACAGGGGCCCCCAGGACTCCCAGGGCCCCCAGGCCCACCAGGAAGCCAGAGCCTCTACTAA